CCGGGAAGCGCTCGGCGATCAGGCGCGAGACCTTGGCGCCCTGGCGCAGGCTGAGGCCGAACTCGCCCTGCACCGCATTGACCAGGAAATGCCCGAACTGCACGAAGAAGGGCTGGTCCAGGCCCAGTGCGGAGCGCAGTTCACGGATCTGTTCGGGCGTGGCGTCCTGGCCCAGCAGGAACACGACCGGATCGCCCACGTACTGGAACAGCAGGAACGCGATGAAGGCCACGGCGACCATGACGACCACGGCCTGCAGCAGGCGGCGAAGGATGAAGGCGAACATCGGTAATGCGAAAGGCCGGGGGATGCTAGCAGAGCGGCCTGTTTGCGCCACGGGTGAAAACGAGTGGGGCGAGAGGGCTGCAAAGCGCCCTCTCGCCCCGCGGTTGGACGGCTCGGGAGTCGCCCGTCAGCGCCGCTTTGGCGCAGGTGGCGGGCTCGCGTCGCCGCGTCAGTTCACCTTGATGGCGCGCCAATCGAGGCGGTTGTCGGCGCGGTGCACCACCTGCACCGACTTCTTCATGCCCCAGGGAATGATCTGGTTGTGCAGCGGGATGTGCGACACCGTGTCGTTGCTCAGTTGCAGGCCCTCGGTCAGCAGGCGGTTGCGCACCGGCAGGTCGGTTTCCACCTTGACCCGGTCCACCACATAGTCCATGCGCTGGTTGCTGTAGCGGCCGACGTTGTAGTTGCCGTCACCGCCGGTACCCACCGAGCGCGTGAGCGATTGCAAGCTGTACAGGGCATCGAAGGTGGGCACGCCCCAGCCCAGCATGTAGATGCTGGCCTCGTAGCGCTGGATCATCGGGAAGTAGGTCACCAGCGGCAGCGTGCGCAACTTGGCCTTGACGCCGATGCGCGCCCACATGGCGGTCACCGCCTGGCAGATCTCCTCGTCGTTGATGTAGCGGTTGTTCGGGCAGGCGAAGTCGACCTCGAAGCCCTGCGGGTAGCCCGCTTCGGCCAGCAGCTTCTTCGCGCCCTCGGTGTCGTACGGCATGCGCTTGTGCACGGCTTCGGTCCAGCCGGCCACCTGCGGGGCGACGATGGTGCCGGTGGGCTGCGACAGCCCGCGCATGGTCACCCGGTGCAGGGCGTCGCTGTCGATGGCCTGGTACAGGGCACGGCGCACGCGCTGGTCCTTCAGCGGGTTCTTGCCCTTGATGTTGGACCCCGGCAGTTCCTCGCGGTGCTGGTCCATGCCGAAGAAGATGGTGCGGTTTTCCACGCCATCGATCACCTTCAGGTTCGGGTGGGCCCGCATGCGCGCCAGGTCCTGCGGACTCGGGTCGAGCACGAAATCGACTTCGCCCGACAGCAGCGCGGCAACCCGCGTGGCTTCGGCCTTGATCGGGCTGTAGATGATCTCGGTGACGTTGCTGTCGGTCTTGCCCCAGTAGTTGGGGTTCTTCACCAGCACCAGCCGCTGGTCGGGCTGCCACTCCTTGACCGTGTACTGGCCGGTGCCCATGGCATTGCGGTGGGCGAAGGTCTCGTCCTTGGTGCGGATGTCCTTGGGCTCGGTCGACTTGTTCTTCTCGGCCCAGGCCTTGCTCATGATGCGCAGCTCGGTCAGCTGGTTGAGCAACACCGGGTTCGGGCCCTTCATCATGAAGTCGACGGTGTTGTCGTTGACCTTCACGACCTTGTCGATGCCCTGGGTGTAGACCTGATAGTTCGAGGTCTTGGCCATGGCGCGATGGATGGAGAACACCACGTCGTCAGCGGTGAACGGGGTACCGTCGCTGAACTTGACGCCCTCGCGCAGGCTGAAGCGGACCTGCGTCGGTGTCACCTGCCGCCAGCTGGTGGCGAGCTGCGGTTCGGGCCGGAAGGTCTGGCTGTTGTAGTAGACCAGCGAGTCGTAGATCGCGGCGTGCACGCCGTTGCCCAGGGCGTTGTTCTGGGAATGGATGTCCAGGGTCGGGATGTCGCTCGCACTGGTCCACTTGAACGGCTTGGCCTGCAGGGCCGGCGCGCCGGCGAGCGCGGCAGCCGCGGCGGCACACACGAGCGCGGTCTTGAACTTCATGGGATGGTCCTCTTTGTATAGTTCGGAACGCGCGACTATGCAGAGCCGGTCGGCGCCCGTCAAAGGGGTTTCCACCGGCTCGCCGCCGGCAGGCCATGTCCTACGGCCTGGACGCGGCGGCGGCCTGCGGCAGCAGGCGAACGGGGCCATACCAGGCCTTGACCGAGCTGCGCGTGTTGTCGCTGTCCGTCATCACCGCGACTCCGGTCAGGGCGCCGGGCGGCTCGCCGAATGCGCGCTCGAAGTCGGCGCGCACGTCACGTTCGTAGTCCAGCCAGTGCCCCAGGCGCGCGGGGCCCGACTCGACGACGATCTTGCGGATGCGGCCGGTGCTGGGGCTGTGCACCACGCTGCCTTCCAATCGCTGGTTGGCCCAGACGTACATCAGCGTGGCGTAGGGCATCTCCTCGCCTGTCAGGGCGCGCACCAGTTCGGCCAGCATGGCGTCCTTGGGGGAAAAGCGGGAGCGGTCACCCTCGAACGCCAGCACGATCCGCACCGGCGCGTCGTCGGCCTGGCGCGAGGCCAGGTCGGCGTCGGCGATCAGCTCGGGGACCATCCAGGAAAAGCGAACCAGCCCCAGCGCCTGCGGCTCTACCCGGACCTTGCGGCGCACGACGCTGGCCGCCGAATCGGCGCTTGCCGCCAGCGCGTCGCGTCCCGCCAGCCTCACCGGAGCGAACCGGACCTCGGCCTTGCCGGGCAACCGCAGGTGCTGCCAGGGTTCCGTTGCAGGCCCGCCACCCGAGACCGTGGAAGCGAGCGCCCAGGCGCTTTCGGCCAAGGCTTGGGGCGGTTCCGGTGCCGTTGCGCAACCCGCCAGAAAGGCCGCCGCCAGGCCGATGGAGGACAGCCGGCGAGAAGAGATCGACTTCAGGAAGTGCATGGGCAAAAAAAAAGCCGCCCGGAGGCGGCTTTTTCAAGTTTCTTTTTCTCAGGCCGGTTGCCCGGCCCTTGAATTAGAAGCTGTGACGGATACCCAGGTCGAAGCCCGAGGAAGAACC
The sequence above is a segment of the Ramlibacter tataouinensis genome. Coding sequences within it:
- a CDS encoding ABC transporter substrate-binding protein; its protein translation is MKFKTALVCAAAAAALAGAPALQAKPFKWTSASDIPTLDIHSQNNALGNGVHAAIYDSLVYYNSQTFRPEPQLATSWRQVTPTQVRFSLREGVKFSDGTPFTADDVVFSIHRAMAKTSNYQVYTQGIDKVVKVNDNTVDFMMKGPNPVLLNQLTELRIMSKAWAEKNKSTEPKDIRTKDETFAHRNAMGTGQYTVKEWQPDQRLVLVKNPNYWGKTDSNVTEIIYSPIKAEATRVAALLSGEVDFVLDPSPQDLARMRAHPNLKVIDGVENRTIFFGMDQHREELPGSNIKGKNPLKDQRVRRALYQAIDSDALHRVTMRGLSQPTGTIVAPQVAGWTEAVHKRMPYDTEGAKKLLAEAGYPQGFEVDFACPNNRYINDEEICQAVTAMWARIGVKAKLRTLPLVTYFPMIQRYEASIYMLGWGVPTFDALYSLQSLTRSVGTGGDGNYNVGRYSNQRMDYVVDRVKVETDLPVRNRLLTEGLQLSNDTVSHIPLHNQIIPWGMKKSVQVVHRADNRLDWRAIKVN
- a CDS encoding DUF3047 domain-containing protein, coding for MAESAWALASTVSGGGPATEPWQHLRLPGKAEVRFAPVRLAGRDALAASADSAASVVRRKVRVEPQALGLVRFSWMVPELIADADLASRQADDAPVRIVLAFEGDRSRFSPKDAMLAELVRALTGEEMPYATLMYVWANQRLEGSVVHSPSTGRIRKIVVESGPARLGHWLDYERDVRADFERAFGEPPGALTGVAVMTDSDNTRSSVKAWYGPVRLLPQAAAASRP